A DNA window from Engystomops pustulosus chromosome 6, aEngPut4.maternal, whole genome shotgun sequence contains the following coding sequences:
- the AGTRAP gene encoding type-1 angiotensin II receptor-associated protein isoform X2: protein MELPALNIKAIVFVHWLLTIFARIFPGWLPDAYYLSNFSVLALGVWAVAQRDSVDAIFMFMVGLLVTIVLDILLLALFYAAAEEATEKTIQRDLFRFSGGMAILSLILKPMSCFFIYHMYLERGGECNISLGCTS, encoded by the exons ATGGAGTTACCGGCTCTCAATATCAAG GCAATAGTCTTTGTGCACTGGCTCCTGACCATATT TGCACGTATATTTCCTGGTTGGCTTCCAGATGCTTATTATTTATCAAATTTCTCCGTCTTGGCTTTGGGAGTTTGGGCCGTTGCACAAAGGGACTCTGTGGATGCTATATTTATG TTTATGGTCGGACTACTGGTCACCATTGTATTAGatatcctcctcctggccctgtTTTATGCCGCCGCAGAGGAAGCCACTGAAAAGACTATTCAGCGTGACCTGTTTCGATTTAGCGGAGGAATGGCTATCCTTAGCCTGATTCTCAAGCCCATGTCTTGCTTCTTCATTTACCATATGTACTTGGAACGAGGGGGTGAATGTAACATCAGTTTAG GATGCACATCCTAA
- the AGTRAP gene encoding type-1 angiotensin II receptor-associated protein isoform X1: MELPALNIKAIVFVHWLLTIFARIFPGWLPDAYYLSNFSVLALGVWAVAQRDSVDAIFMFMVGLLVTIVLDILLLALFYAAAEEATEKTIQRDLFRFSGGMAILSLILKPMSCFFIYHMYLERGGECNISLGFLTVSRDRSAYQTIDHTDTPAEQDKLPSRY, from the exons ATGGAGTTACCGGCTCTCAATATCAAG GCAATAGTCTTTGTGCACTGGCTCCTGACCATATT TGCACGTATATTTCCTGGTTGGCTTCCAGATGCTTATTATTTATCAAATTTCTCCGTCTTGGCTTTGGGAGTTTGGGCCGTTGCACAAAGGGACTCTGTGGATGCTATATTTATG TTTATGGTCGGACTACTGGTCACCATTGTATTAGatatcctcctcctggccctgtTTTATGCCGCCGCAGAGGAAGCCACTGAAAAGACTATTCAGCGTGACCTGTTTCGATTTAGCGGAGGAATGGCTATCCTTAGCCTGATTCTCAAGCCCATGTCTTGCTTCTTCATTTACCATATGTACTTGGAACGAGGGGGTGAATGTAACATCAGTTTAG gcTTCCTAACAGTCTCCCGAGACCGAAGCGCCTATCAGACGATTGACCACACAGATACACCGGCTGAACAAGACAAACTTCCCTCCCGTTATTAA